A portion of the Glycine max cultivar Williams 82 chromosome 10, Glycine_max_v4.0, whole genome shotgun sequence genome contains these proteins:
- the LOC100795644 gene encoding protein PHYTOCHROME KINASE SUBSTRATE 1-like: protein MVISTATSNNNNIHQLQSFNSHNNNYHLRDASFSSYLNNKEEILAESGHGYVNNRKDPLGVKKEYDGEIGVFEAEKYFNGEEIESPPRVANNDANKHRPQKDEQTTLVTRKYKVQNGTPSVRSESSLNSQSALLRSAVTNSSRNMKSKLHRKSFLVGLGCKCYCSDKNYVDISHHAGEISFSKNSSHGKTTSRNMFNADPKANHSVKVTRPHAAEISINKDVYFQSPEKLGVGLSKENSLALLGLNSSLGNNPAKMQLLQVEKSRNSLEVFGSPILSSRSKSLSINKMQK, encoded by the coding sequence ATGGTTATCTCAACAGCCACTTCAAATAACAACAACATTCATCAGTTGCAATCTTTCAACTCTCATAACAACAATTACCACCTTCGTGATGCGTCCTTTTCTTCGTACTTGAACAACAAAGAAGAGATCCTGGCAGAATCAGGCCATGGCTATGTCAACAACAGAAAGGATCCTCTTGGAGTAAAGAAGGAATATGATGGAGAAATTGGAGTATTTGAAGCTGAAAAGTACTTCaatggagaagagattgaaagcCCCCCAAGAGTTGCTAATAATGATGCCAACAAGCATCGGCCCCAAAAAGATGAACAAACAACTCTTGTAACCAGAAAGTACAAAGTTCAAAATGGAACTCCAAGTGTAAGGTCTGAATCAAGCTTGAATAGCCAAAGTGCACTTTTGCGAAGTGCTGTGACGAACTCCTCAAGGAACATGAAAAGCAAATTGCATAGGAAGAGTTTTCTAGTTGGTCTTGGTTGCAAATGCTATTGTTCTGACAAGAATTATGTTGATATTAGTCACCATGCAGGTGAAATCAGTTTCAGCAAAAATTCTAGTCACGGAAAAACAACTTCAAGAAATATGTTCAATGCTGATCCAAAGGCTAATCATTCAGTTAAAGTTACTAGGCCTCACGCAGCCGAAATCTCGATTAACAAAGATGTTTACTTCCAAAGCCCAGAGAAGTTAGGGGTGGGATTGAGCAAAGAAAATAGTTTAGCACTCTTAGGTTTGAATTCTAGCTTAGGAAATAATCCGGCGAAAATGCAACTTCTACAAGTAGAGAAGTCAAGGAATTCATTGGAAGTGTTTGGCTCCCCAATATTGAGTAGCAGGAGCAAGTCTTTGAGCATTAATAAAATGCAAAAGTAG